The Sediminitomix flava genome window below encodes:
- a CDS encoding sulfatase, with the protein MNKKYKHQFLIILLVLSGMIPFQALAEENPKPKNVLLIIADDFNHWLKELGYYPQSYTPNLDKLARKGVLFSDAHASSPVCNPSRNALMSGLRPATTGIVSNATGYIREKKNLENTVTLNQYFTQNGYYSYAVGKIYHPGAMGISKTDPENWSELNTNQSGSHGGKFYKWRSLGSKAFSWSAGDFPLEESSDTQNAQSVASFIQNYDKDQPFFIAPGLFRPHLPWNAHKSFFDLFDADTLKTPIGYLANDAEDIPIKYNGTNHYDEVIKADKYKEALHAYLANLAYADYNVGLMLDALENSTAKENTIVVFFGDHGWHLGEKDRFSKHAVFDLAHRTSLIIYDPSAEGNGKICKKVVSLQDIYPTLVELCGIEEKKDIEGRSITNLLQNPEDQSWNHPIMSTYRDTHTIKTNEWRLIENAEKSQLYHTAIDPYEFHNVYKPENMGIANQLRTQMDSILQIGQKILEMKKEQNSK; encoded by the coding sequence ATGAATAAAAAATATAAGCATCAATTTTTGATAATTCTTTTAGTATTAAGTGGAATGATTCCCTTCCAAGCACTCGCTGAAGAAAATCCTAAACCAAAGAATGTGCTTCTAATCATTGCTGACGATTTCAATCATTGGTTAAAAGAGTTGGGTTATTATCCACAATCATACACACCGAACCTGGATAAACTAGCCAGAAAAGGAGTACTATTCTCAGATGCTCATGCTTCTTCACCTGTTTGTAATCCTTCACGTAATGCACTAATGTCAGGATTAAGGCCTGCAACAACAGGAATTGTCAGTAATGCAACAGGGTATATTCGAGAAAAAAAGAATTTAGAAAATACGGTAACGCTTAATCAATACTTTACACAAAATGGATATTACAGCTATGCCGTAGGAAAAATTTATCACCCAGGTGCTATGGGTATTAGCAAAACAGATCCTGAAAATTGGTCAGAATTAAATACGAATCAATCGGGTAGCCATGGTGGTAAATTTTACAAATGGCGATCATTAGGAAGTAAGGCATTTTCTTGGAGTGCTGGAGATTTTCCTCTTGAGGAGTCAAGTGATACACAAAATGCCCAAAGTGTTGCAAGTTTTATACAGAACTACGATAAAGATCAACCTTTCTTTATTGCTCCAGGATTATTCAGACCTCACTTACCTTGGAATGCTCATAAATCATTTTTCGATTTATTTGATGCAGATACATTAAAAACACCAATTGGTTATTTAGCCAATGATGCTGAAGACATTCCAATTAAATACAATGGAACCAATCATTATGATGAGGTAATTAAAGCGGATAAGTATAAAGAAGCTCTCCATGCTTACCTTGCTAATCTTGCTTATGCCGATTACAATGTTGGTTTAATGCTTGATGCACTAGAAAATAGTACTGCAAAAGAAAATACTATTGTTGTCTTTTTCGGTGATCATGGCTGGCATTTGGGTGAAAAAGACCGTTTCAGTAAACATGCTGTTTTTGATTTAGCACATAGAACAAGTCTGATTATTTATGACCCAAGTGCAGAAGGAAATGGGAAAATATGTAAAAAGGTAGTCAGTCTTCAAGACATCTACCCTACCCTCGTAGAATTATGTGGAATAGAAGAAAAGAAAGACATTGAAGGTCGTAGCATTACTAACTTATTACAAAATCCTGAAGATCAGTCTTGGAATCATCCTATCATGTCAACCTATCGAGATACACATACCATAAAAACCAATGAATGGCGATTAATAGAAAATGCAGAAAAAAGTCAGTTGTATCATACTGCAATTGACCCTTATGAATTCCATAATGTGTACAAACCAGAAAACATGGGTATTGCAAATCAATTAAGAACACAAATGGATAGTATACTTCAAATAGGTCAAAAAATCCTTGAAATGAAAAAAGAACAAAACTCCAAATAA
- a CDS encoding sulfatase yields MKNRLTSKLPIFLSVGILICFSAWKSINTNDASLIERPNFIFIAVDDLNSYNSVLGDIPSNFLQKVYPDAESRKEVLERLTPNMDKLASQAITFTRAYSPSPLCGPSRTATLTGVPTHVSGYYEHDRHFRAYKSLTKVKTLPQYLREQGYFTTGIGKVFHKGRAYLDRGYFSDWPDQLYSWSEWINTNVGTGRGSNSPLEEKEEISKYWKQGNKTKKDFRRFGTSNVPVEQTWDYLNAKHISDLILKGHSTRRDNSGELKKIVLPKDQPYFLACGLFAPHLPWVTPKEFADLFPQEEMELDEALIEDLQKDLDDLSKTGKRVTQNTAFKKLLQYGIELDGKGGDLNAWKAAFQAYLATIAYSDRNIGVLLDAINRNPSKENTIVVLWSDHGYHLGDKMRKGKTTLWEAANRCNLMILDPRAKSKSQYQETDALVSLQDIYPTICSLAGLEKPSHVAGNDLSSLLENPKKSWEYMVLNTYQEGNHALRSDQFRYIEFKNGDQELYDMKNDPFEIRNLVEEEGFKETVIEMKEALSKRLKFYNQKKSEKTLTN; encoded by the coding sequence ATGAAAAACAGATTAACAAGTAAACTTCCAATATTTCTGTCAGTCGGGATATTAATATGTTTTAGTGCATGGAAAAGCATAAATACTAATGATGCAAGTCTTATTGAAAGGCCTAATTTTATTTTTATAGCAGTTGATGACTTGAATAGTTACAATTCAGTTTTGGGAGATATTCCGAGTAATTTTTTACAAAAAGTTTATCCAGATGCTGAGTCAAGAAAAGAAGTATTGGAACGCTTAACTCCAAACATGGATAAATTAGCATCCCAAGCAATCACTTTTACTAGAGCTTACAGCCCATCACCACTTTGTGGGCCTTCTCGTACTGCAACTCTTACTGGAGTTCCAACACATGTATCGGGCTATTATGAACATGATCGTCATTTTAGGGCCTATAAAAGTTTAACTAAAGTAAAAACATTACCACAATATTTGAGAGAGCAAGGGTATTTTACCACAGGGATAGGTAAGGTGTTTCATAAAGGGCGAGCTTATTTGGATAGAGGGTACTTTAGCGATTGGCCAGATCAATTATACTCATGGTCAGAATGGATAAATACCAATGTAGGAACAGGGAGAGGCAGTAATTCACCCCTAGAAGAAAAGGAGGAAATATCGAAATACTGGAAACAAGGAAATAAAACGAAAAAGGATTTCAGACGATTTGGAACGAGTAATGTACCTGTTGAACAAACGTGGGACTATCTGAACGCAAAACATATTTCAGATTTGATTTTGAAAGGGCATTCGACACGTAGAGATAATAGTGGAGAACTTAAAAAAATTGTATTGCCCAAAGATCAGCCATATTTTTTGGCTTGTGGTTTATTTGCTCCTCATTTACCTTGGGTTACTCCCAAAGAATTTGCTGATCTTTTTCCACAAGAAGAAATGGAGTTGGATGAAGCTTTGATAGAAGATTTACAAAAGGATTTAGATGATCTTTCTAAAACAGGGAAAAGAGTTACTCAAAATACTGCTTTCAAAAAACTTCTTCAATATGGAATAGAGCTTGATGGAAAAGGAGGAGACTTGAATGCTTGGAAAGCAGCATTCCAAGCTTACCTGGCCACCATTGCATATAGTGACCGAAACATAGGAGTGTTGTTGGATGCGATTAATAGGAATCCATCTAAAGAGAATACAATCGTTGTACTTTGGAGTGATCATGGTTATCATTTGGGTGATAAAATGAGAAAGGGAAAAACTACGCTGTGGGAAGCAGCAAACCGATGTAATCTTATGATTTTAGATCCTAGGGCTAAATCTAAAAGTCAATATCAAGAAACAGATGCATTAGTAAGTTTACAGGATATTTACCCAACTATTTGTTCACTTGCAGGATTGGAAAAACCGTCACATGTAGCTGGGAATGATTTAAGTTCTTTACTTGAAAATCCAAAAAAAAGCTGGGAGTATATGGTTTTAAATACCTATCAAGAAGGTAATCATGCGCTGAGAAGTGACCAATTTAGGTATATAGAGTTTAAGAATGGCGATCAAGAACTTTATGATATGAAAAATGACCCTTTTGAGATAAGAAATCTTGTAGAAGAAGAGGGTTTTAAGGAGACCGTAATTGAAATGAAAGAAGCACTATCAAAAAGGCTCAAGTTTTATAACCAAAAGAAGTCTGAAAAAACGCTTACAAATTAG
- a CDS encoding RICIN domain-containing protein, which translates to MLKFTLNYFFALLLFMAFAFKASAQNPTVVNGVATYTANKTIGSQFEVPDSWNKIVINANVTITGSFYMPTRTRPIEIMGKNWNTSVITGTGETKWHEQGTTEARQHSAIRCDKSPDVYIHDLKSLNPDKFHISAGFGNVTVDHCRIIDNRERHTTDGVHGGRGKVTVKNCYIDTHDDALYLSECKLVENTTIVHNKNGGPLQIAWGYDDFNNHTCIIRNVKVIDAYNGTDYNQGVVSWARRNGTDPVTINVEFQGTFTRETKSGAQQSHMYQLGRRTETLNNGTLKVTGECRWKNDLIVYNNGNSTLNVQGCDGNDTGGSISNGTYFLQIRHSNKFVEVQASSTANGGNVQQWQGQSGNHKQWQITKVSGEWYKIINLNSNKALDVSNWSTSNGGNIHQWNYTGNDNQLWKFVDKGSGWYQIVSKHSGKALDIQGGVNATGNGANIYQWAPNNNFNQQFKLINSGNGNSRLSQTSFEEKDNSIRIYPNPVSETLHLSLSDHTDTVYKIYSLSGQEVKSGKIRNGVFSLNVADFKKGMYIINLENAEGIIRENFIVR; encoded by the coding sequence ATGCTAAAATTTACATTAAATTATTTCTTCGCACTATTACTTTTTATGGCTTTTGCTTTCAAGGCAAGCGCTCAAAATCCTACAGTAGTAAATGGAGTAGCTACTTACACAGCTAATAAAACAATTGGTTCTCAATTTGAGGTACCAGATAGTTGGAACAAAATTGTCATTAATGCTAACGTAACTATTACGGGTAGCTTTTATATGCCTACCAGAACTCGACCTATTGAGATTATGGGAAAAAACTGGAATACTTCTGTGATCACAGGAACTGGTGAAACTAAGTGGCACGAACAAGGGACTACCGAAGCTCGTCAACATTCTGCAATTCGTTGTGATAAATCTCCTGATGTTTACATTCATGACCTCAAGAGTTTAAATCCTGATAAATTTCATATTAGTGCTGGCTTCGGAAATGTAACTGTAGACCATTGTAGAATTATTGATAACAGAGAACGTCATACAACTGATGGTGTACATGGAGGACGAGGAAAAGTTACAGTGAAAAATTGCTACATCGACACACATGATGATGCTCTTTATCTTTCAGAATGTAAGTTAGTAGAAAACACAACTATTGTTCACAATAAAAACGGTGGTCCATTACAAATTGCATGGGGTTATGATGATTTTAATAACCATACATGTATCATCAGAAATGTAAAAGTCATTGATGCTTACAATGGAACGGACTATAACCAAGGTGTTGTATCTTGGGCCAGAAGAAATGGTACTGATCCAGTGACGATTAATGTAGAGTTTCAAGGCACATTTACAAGAGAAACAAAGTCAGGTGCACAGCAATCGCATATGTACCAACTTGGTCGTAGAACTGAAACACTAAATAATGGAACATTAAAAGTTACAGGAGAATGCCGCTGGAAAAATGATCTGATTGTGTACAATAATGGAAATAGTACACTTAATGTTCAAGGTTGTGATGGAAATGATACAGGAGGAAGTATTTCTAACGGTACGTACTTTTTACAAATCAGACACAGTAATAAGTTTGTTGAAGTTCAAGCAAGTTCAACTGCTAACGGAGGTAATGTACAACAATGGCAAGGTCAATCAGGAAATCATAAACAATGGCAAATTACCAAAGTAAGTGGTGAATGGTATAAGATCATTAACCTAAACAGTAATAAAGCCCTTGATGTCTCAAATTGGTCTACATCAAACGGCGGAAATATACACCAATGGAACTATACAGGAAATGATAACCAGCTTTGGAAATTTGTGGATAAAGGTAGTGGTTGGTATCAGATCGTTTCAAAACACAGTGGAAAAGCATTAGATATTCAAGGAGGAGTAAATGCAACAGGAAATGGAGCCAATATCTATCAATGGGCTCCAAATAATAACTTTAATCAACAATTTAAATTGATAAATTCTGGAAATGGAAATAGTAGGTTGTCTCAAACTTCTTTTGAAGAAAAAGATAACTCTATTAGAATTTATCCGAACCCTGTATCTGAAACTTTACATCTGAGCTTAAGTGATCATACAGATACAGTTTACAAAATCTACTCTCTTTCAGGACAAGAAGTTAAATCTGGAAAAATCCGTAATGGAGTCTTTTCTTTAAACGTAGCTGATTTCAAAAAAGGAATGTATATTATCAACCTTGAAAATGCTGAGGGGATTATACGTGAAAACTTTATAGTCCGATAA
- a CDS encoding monovalent cation:proton antiporter-2 (CPA2) family protein — translation MEGNLFYQAFVYLSAAVVAVPLAKKLGLGSVLGYLIAGILIGPYVLELVGEEGQDVMHFAEFGVVMMLFLVGLELQPSILWKLRAPILGLGGLQVLVTAAVVAAIVIVSTSLEWQIAVAIGLTLALSSTAIVLQTLNEKGLMKTEGGQNAFSVLLMQDIAVIPILAFFPLLATQEIDQSAGGHESHNFIESYPIWAQTLIICAVIASIILAGRYLLSYIFRLIAETKLRELFTAASLLLVIGITLLMTSVGLSPALGTFVAGVVLAQSEYRHELETDIEPFKGLLLGLFFIAVGASIDFNLIYEHPALITEIVLGLIIVKLAILVIIGKIFGMKQDNNLMFAFSLAQGGEFAFVLLSYALQNGVMTKEVSDPLIASVAISMALTPLLMLFNEKLIQPRFGTKEKTKRKQDEVEENNSVIIAGFGRYGSIIGRFLQANGIQATYLDLDPNNVDRLRKFGLKVFYGDASRHDLLHAAKADEAKLLIVAVDKPDKSLEIIETAEKHFPHLKIMVRTQNWSDHYEMLEKDLFGVYREFSDTALRMGADALGFMGHRKYQVQRSLKKFRKHDENFLRELAKSRHEEKNLLQHGKRGMESIEVLMLEDMTKESLSKDFGWESNSIKQDDLFKNLEK, via the coding sequence TCTTTTCTATCAAGCATTTGTCTATCTTTCAGCAGCAGTGGTTGCTGTTCCATTAGCGAAGAAATTAGGACTAGGTTCAGTATTGGGGTATTTGATAGCAGGTATTTTAATTGGGCCGTATGTATTAGAACTTGTCGGTGAAGAAGGGCAAGATGTCATGCACTTTGCAGAGTTTGGAGTTGTGATGATGCTCTTTCTTGTTGGTTTAGAATTACAACCATCTATTCTCTGGAAGTTACGAGCCCCTATTTTGGGACTTGGAGGCCTTCAAGTTTTAGTCACAGCAGCAGTTGTAGCAGCTATTGTAATAGTTTCTACTTCATTAGAATGGCAGATTGCAGTTGCAATAGGTCTTACTTTGGCATTATCTTCAACTGCTATTGTCCTTCAGACTTTAAATGAAAAAGGGCTAATGAAGACCGAAGGTGGCCAGAATGCTTTCTCCGTTTTATTGATGCAAGACATTGCTGTTATCCCAATTCTTGCTTTTTTCCCATTATTAGCCACACAAGAAATAGATCAGAGTGCAGGCGGACATGAAAGCCATAATTTTATTGAAAGCTATCCGATATGGGCACAGACACTTATAATTTGTGCTGTTATTGCTTCAATTATTCTTGCGGGCAGATATCTTCTGAGTTACATTTTCCGACTAATTGCAGAAACAAAACTCAGAGAACTTTTTACAGCAGCTTCACTGCTCTTGGTTATTGGAATAACCTTACTGATGACTTCGGTAGGACTGAGCCCTGCACTCGGTACATTTGTCGCAGGTGTTGTTTTGGCACAAAGTGAGTATAGGCATGAACTAGAAACAGATATTGAACCATTTAAAGGACTGCTGCTAGGGCTGTTTTTCATAGCGGTTGGTGCTTCTATAGATTTTAATCTGATCTATGAACATCCAGCTTTGATCACAGAAATAGTTTTAGGACTAATTATAGTGAAGTTAGCTATCCTCGTGATTATCGGAAAAATATTCGGCATGAAACAGGATAACAATCTGATGTTTGCTTTTTCCTTGGCTCAAGGAGGTGAGTTCGCATTTGTTCTCCTTTCTTATGCTTTGCAAAATGGAGTGATGACAAAAGAGGTTTCGGATCCACTTATTGCTTCTGTTGCAATCTCAATGGCTTTAACTCCATTACTTATGTTGTTCAATGAAAAGTTAATTCAACCAAGATTTGGGACTAAGGAAAAAACGAAACGAAAGCAAGATGAGGTAGAGGAAAATAATAGTGTAATCATTGCTGGTTTTGGAAGGTACGGAAGTATTATTGGTAGATTTCTACAAGCCAATGGTATACAAGCAACTTATTTAGATTTAGATCCTAATAACGTAGATCGTTTAAGGAAATTTGGTTTGAAGGTATTCTATGGAGATGCATCGAGACATGATCTTTTACATGCAGCAAAAGCAGATGAAGCAAAGTTACTAATAGTGGCGGTAGATAAACCCGATAAGTCATTGGAAATTATTGAGACAGCCGAAAAACATTTTCCTCACTTAAAAATTATGGTAAGGACTCAAAACTGGTCTGACCACTACGAGATGTTAGAAAAAGATTTATTTGGGGTGTACAGAGAGTTTTCAGATACAGCGCTCAGAATGGGAGCAGATGCTTTAGGCTTTATGGGACATCGAAAATATCAAGTCCAAAGGTCACTCAAAAAATTTCGAAAGCATGATGAAAATTTCTTAAGAGAATTAGCAAAATCTCGTCATGAAGAGAAGAATCTTTTACAGCATGGTAAACGAGGAATGGAATCTATAGAAGTGTTGATGCTTGAAGATATGACGAAGGAGTCTTTATCGAAGGACTTTGGTTGGGAAAGTAATTCAATTAAACAAGATGATCTTTTTAAGAATCTTGAAAAATAG